Proteins from a single region of Leptolyngbya sp. CCY15150:
- the kdpC gene encoding K(+)-transporting ATPase subunit C — protein MIRDITTSIRTTVVLWLLTALIYPMLIFAIGQGFFPTQANGSLITNDQGQIIGSALIGQTFSSDEYFWSRPSAIDYSQGEDAAPTGISGASNLAPSNAALLERIQSEAERLQAAGIEPTADLLYSSGSGLDPHISPASAFNQLDRIAAVRNLAPDNLQTLIEQHTEGRFLGIFGEPAVNTVTLNLALDQL, from the coding sequence GATTCGAGATATTACCACCAGCATCCGCACCACAGTCGTCCTTTGGCTACTCACTGCTCTAATTTACCCCATGCTAATTTTCGCGATTGGACAGGGCTTCTTTCCCACCCAAGCCAATGGCAGTCTGATCACCAACGACCAGGGGCAAATTATCGGCTCGGCCCTGATTGGACAAACCTTTAGCAGTGACGAGTATTTTTGGAGTCGCCCCAGTGCAATTGACTATAGCCAAGGTGAAGATGCTGCCCCCACTGGCATATCTGGGGCTAGTAACTTGGCACCTAGCAATGCGGCGCTACTGGAGCGCATTCAGTCTGAAGCCGAGCGCCTCCAAGCTGCTGGAATAGAGCCTACTGCGGATCTCTTGTATTCCTCTGGTTCAGGACTAGACCCTCATATTTCACCCGCTAGTGCGTTCAACCAACTCGATCGGATCGCTGCCGTTCGCAACCTTGCACCTGACAATCTACAAACTCTCATTGAACAACATACCGAAGGTCGTTTCTTAGGTATCTTTG